The nucleotide sequence CATGCCGCATTCAGGTCATGATTGGCAGATTTGGATCGCGACGTGTCGACTTGTTGCAAGATTTAACATGTCGAATCGTGTCTTTTGATTCATTGTGCGCCGCAAGCGCCAGTCCCCCCAAGAATCTACCCCAAGGACGAGAAGGAAGATCAAATGAAATATCTGTTCGCAGCCGTCGTGCTCGCCACCACGGTCGTCGGGTTCGGCGAGATGGCCAGCGCCGCCGAGGGCTGCGGCCCCGGGTTCTATCGCGGCCGCTACGGCAATTGCCGCCCGATGCGCGGTGCGGTCGTTGTTCGCCCCGCCCCCGTCGTGGTCGCCCCGCCAGTCGTCGTCGTGCCCCGCGCCCGCGTGTGCCCCTATGGCTTCCGTTGGTGGGGTGGCCGCTGCCGCCCGATCTGATCTCGTCTTTTCGGTATTGCAAAGTGGCCGCGCGGCGAAAGCTGCGCGGCCATTTCTTTTGAGCGTCCGAGATCGCATCGGGGTGCGCCCCGCCGAATCAAAAACGGGGACCGCCATTGCGGTCCCCGTTCAGAGCTGGCTAGTTGCGAGCTTACCAGTGGTGGCGGCGATGCCAGCGCCGGCGGCGCCAGCCCCAATGACGGTGACGCCAGCCCCAGTGACGGCGATGGCCGTGCCAGTGCACCTGCTCGGGCTTCAGCTGCGCGGTCTCCTCGCTGGTCGTGACGGCAGGACGAGCCTCGAGATTGCCTTCCGGCATGCGGGCGGGACCACCGGCCGGCTGCGGCGACAACGGCGCGGCCTGTGCAGCGGTCGTGGCGAAGGCGGCGGCGCCCGCCGTCACTCCCAATGCAAGCTTCAAAAAGTTCCGGCGCTCCATGACAAATCCCTCTCGGCTACCTGGCAAGTGATGCAGAGGAAGTGTCGGGGTCACGACATGAACCAAAGCTGAATCAGGTGTTCAGCTTCATTGCGAAGCGGACAGTCTTCCACCTACTTCGCAAACTCCTGCGCCAGCACCAGCGTCTCGCGCGTGCGTTTCACATTGGGCCAGTCGCGGTTGAAATCGGCAACGAGCTGCCTCAAGGCGTCGCCCTTGAGCATCGTATCGAGCGCGGCTTCGTCATCGAACTGATACATCGCCTGATGTGTCGAAGGCGGCGCGCTTGCTGGCGTCAGTGACGGTGGCGCGGACGACGAAGTAGGCAGCGGGCATGCGTTTCCTCCTGTTGTTTGGCCGCAGCATAGCCGGTTATGCTTGCGGCAACAAAAAGCCCGCACGACCGGATTATTCCGTTGCGCCAAAAAGAGAGGGAGCGACCATGCGCAGGATCATCACGGGTCTCATCGCGATCACCTGCCTGTGGCCGGCTGCCTCGCTCGCCGAAATCGTCCGCTTCGACATCGTGGAGCGCGTGCCCGCCTTCGCGGGGCGCAGCTTCGGCGCCGTCGGCACTTATGAGCGCATCACCGCGCGCGCCACCTTTGCGCTCAACCCGGCCGACGACCGGAACGCCGTCATCACCGATCTCGCGCTCGCGCCGCGCAAGGCCGACGGCAAGATCGAGGCCGCCGCGGACGTCGTGATCCTCAGGCCCAGCGATCCCACCCACGGCAACGGCACGCTGCTGCTGGAGGTGCCCAATCGCGGCCGCAAGCTCGCGCCGCAGCTGTTCGACGATTCCGCCCCGCCCGGCGCCAACAACGCGGAGAAGGCCGAGGATGCCGGCATCGGCTTCCTGCATCGCCAGGGTTTCACGATGGTCTGGGTCGGCTGGCAGGGTGACATCCCCTCCAGGCCCGGACAACTTGCGCTTGCCGCGCCCGCGATCAAGGACGTCACCGGTCCCGCGCGCGAAGAAATCATCTTCGACAGCACAACCAACCCCGGGCGCGCGACGCTGACCTGGCCGGCGACTGACCCCGCCGACCTCAAGGTCTCCGTGCGCGCGGCCTGGTCCGATGTGCGGCAGATGCCCCCCGGCCTCTCCGCAAAACTCGTCGATCCCAATACGGTCGAGATCACCCGCCCCGATGGCTTCGACGCCGGCGCGCTCTACGAGATCAGCTACACCGCACGCGATCCGGTCCCGCTCGGCGTGGGGTACGCCGCTGTCCGCGATGTCGTCAGCTTCCTTCGTCACGACGAGACGCCGGCGAACCCGCTGCTCAACGGCCTGCATCCGTCGGTCAGCCGCGCCATCGGCTTCGGCGTCTCGCAGTCCGGCCGCTTCCTGGGCGACTTCCTCTATCTCGGCTTCAACGAGGACCTCCAGGGCCGCATGGTGTTCGACGGCCTGATGCCGCATGTCGCGGGCACGCGGCGGATGGCGACCAACGTCCGCTTCGGCCAGCCCGGCCGCAACCCGCGCCATCCGCAGGATCCGGCGTGGCAGGCCGATCTGTTCCCCTTCACCTATGCGAGCCTGAGCGATCCCTATTCCGGCAAGACCGATGGCCTCTTGCGCCGCTGCGCGCTCTCGGCGACCTGCCCCAAGGTGATGCAGACCGACAGCGAGCACGAATGGTGGGCCTCGCATGCTTCGCTCCTGGTCACCGACCTCTCAGGCAATCACCTCGACCTCCCGGACAACGTCCGCGCCTACATGATCGCAGGCACGCCGCACTTCGCCAGCCCCACCGACGTGACGCAGAAGGGCGTGCCCGCAATGGCGTTGCCGCAGAACCCGATGCATGCGGGCATGCCGATGCGCGCGCTGCTCACCGACCTCAACGCCTGGATCAGCGACGGCATCAAGCCGCCCGCAAGCCGCGTCCCCATGCGCGCTCACGGCACGCTGGTGCCGGCGCAAGGCGCCGTGCCGGCGGACATCCCCGGCCTGCCCTATGCCGGCATCTACACGCTCGCCGCCTTCTCCGACCAGAGCGTGCTGCCGCCCAAGGAGATCGGCCGCTATCCCGTGTTCGTGCCGAAGGCGGACAATGACGGCATGGCCATCGCGGGCATCCGCCAGCTCGCATTGGCCGTGCCGCGCGCAACCTACACCGCCTGGAATCCGCGCGCGCAAGGGTTTGGCCCGACTGCGCTCTATCCGCTGCAAGGCGCGGTGGTGCCGTTCGCGCCGACCGAGGCGGCACGGAAGGAAGTGCATGATCCCAGGCCATCGATTGCGGAACGATATGCCGATGACGGCGCGTATATCGCCGCGGTGAAGCGTGAGGCAGCGCGGCAGGTGGCGGAGCGGCTGCTGGTGCCGGAGGATGCGGAGCGCGCGGTGGATGCCGCGAAGCAGGGCAAGCTGGCGAAGCTGGGGCAGTGAAACAAACCCGGTGACCCCGTAGGGTGGGCAAAGCGAAGCGTGCCCACGGCTGCCGCCGCCGTGCAGAAGATGGTGGGCACGGCGCAAGTGCGCCTTTGCCCACCCTACGAAAAACATCGCCGCATTGTCGGAACGCCCGCCCCTCATCCGTCCTATGCCCAGACAGCACGGAGACACCCCATGGCCGACCTCACCCTCACCACCTTCGACTGGGTTCCCCCGCCTCCGCGCGGCTTCGTCCGCGACCTCCGCGTGCGCTGGGCGCTGGAGGAAGCCGCCCTGCCCTATCGCGTCGCGAGCGCGCCGTTCAGCGATCGCGGCCCCGCGCATCTCGCGCACCAGCCGTTCGGCCAGGTGCCATGGCTGACCGACGGCGACCTCTCGATCTTCGAAAGCGGCGCGATCCTGCTGCATCTCGGCGGGCTCAGCGCAAAGCTGATGCCCCCAGATCCGCGCGGCCGTAACGAGGCGACCGAATGGCTATTCGCCGCGCTCAATTCGGTGGAGATGGCAAGCCTGCCCTGGACGATGTCGAAGTTCATGGGCCATCCGACCGACACGGCGGCGTGGAAATTCGTGGACGATTTCCTCAAGCTCCGCCTCAAGCACATGGAGCCGGTGCTTGCGGGGCGCGAGTGGCTGGCGGGCTCCTTCTCCGTCGCCGACATCCTCATGTCCGACGTGCTGCGCATCGTCGATCAGTTCGACGGGCTGGGGGACAGTCCCGCCTGCCGCGCCTACGTCGCCCGTGCCACCGGCCGTCCGGCTTTTGCAAAAGCCCACGCCGACCAGATGGCGCATTTCGCTGCGGCGGATGCGGCGCGCTAGCGCCAGGTGAGCGTGATGTGACGCACATAACTGCCCGGGGTGATCGCCGTACCTTCGCCACCATCGAAACGAAGTCGCGTCAGATCATTCAGGCGGAAGGTGACCCATGGCCCGCATCGAATATCTCAAGGACCAGCTTGCCCGCGCCGAGCGGCTGGCGAAAGCCATCCTCGACCAGCAGACGGTGCAGCGACTTCAAGCCTTCGCCGCCGAATGTCGCGCTGAATTGCAGGTGCTGACGCGGAGGGCCGCAGCGTAAGGCGCGTTACACCAGCTTCATCGGCGCATCGGCGACCACGCGCAGGTCGATGCTTCCGATCAACGCCGCACGGCGCACCTCCGCAGCGCTGATCGCATCGTCCGTCTGGCGCAACGTGCTGACGTTCGAGCCGAGCGAGACGATCCCGCCCAGCACGAGCGCGATCGATGCGAGCGCGGCAGTCTGACCAAACCCAAACACCCCGAAGATCGTGACGAGCAGCAGCGCGGCCCCGGCGCCGATCGCGATCTTGGACGCCAGGATGTACTTCCGGCATCGCTCTGCGATCTCGGCGAGGCGCTCGATCCGATCTTCGATGTCAGAAATCTCGTCGGTCGGGTCGTCTTCGGTCATTGTCGAGCAAGCTCAATTGCGAGTTCCAGTATACGACGATCTGGCTTCGTCCTACCGGCCTTCAAGTATTCCTTGATGCCGCTTCTCTCGAAGACAATCTCTGTCCTGCTCACATCGCGCGGAAGCTCAACGTGAACGACAGTCACCCCATCGACGAGGATATCGTACAGATCCTCGTATTGTTCTGGAATGCGGCGAACGATGTAGACGTTCCGAGTGATCGACAGCAAACGATGCCGAAGCAGCGATAGCAGCCTTCGTGCCGCGGGCGCCGACAGCAGGTGCTCGCGGCCTGCTTCCAACTCCCGGATCATTTGCTTGTCCGACAGACGGCTCGGCGTCACTAAGCCCCCAGCTTTCGGTCAGTAGCCCACATGAGCGAAGCGACATGCGGGGCCCAAGTAAGAACCCGGATGTCGCTACGCTCCATCCAGGCTACGTCCAAATCACAACGGCAAATTGTCGTGCTTCTTCGCCGGCATCTCCACCTTCTTGTCCTTCAGCATCGCCAGCGCCCGCGCGATGCGCTTCCGCGTCGAGTGCGGCATGATGACGTCGTCGATGTAGCCGCGCTCGGCGGCGATGAACGGCGACAGGAAGCGGTCTTCGTATTCCTTGGTGCGGGCGGCGATCTTGTCGGGGTCGCCGATATCGGAGCGGAAGATGATCTCGACCGCGCCCTTGGCGCCCATCACGGCGATCTGGGCGGTCGGCCAGGCGTAGTTCATGTCGGCGCCGATCTCCTTGGAGGCCATGACGTCGAAGGCGCCGCCATAGGCCTTGCGGGTGATGATGGTGACGAGCGGCACGGTGCACTGCGAGTAGGCGAACAGGAGTTTCGCGCCGTGCTTGATCAGGCCGCCATATTCCTGCGCGGTGCCCGGCAGGAAGCCCGGCACGTCGACGAAGGTGACGATCGGGATGTTGAAGGCGTCGCAGAAGCGGACGAAGCGCGCGGCCTTGCGCGAGGCATCAGAGTCAAGCACGCCGGCCAGCACCATCGGCTGGTTGGCAACGAAGCCGACGGTGCGGCCCGCGATGCGGCCGAAGCCGGTGACGATGTTCTTGGCAAACAAGTCCGCGATCTCGAAGAAATCGCCCTCGTCCACGACCTTCAGGATCAGCTCCTTCATGTCGTAGGGCTTGTTCGGATTGTCGGGGACCAGCGTGTCGAGCGACATGTCGATCCGCTCGATGGAATCGAAGCTCGGCCATTCCGGCACGCCGTCCGAATTGTTCGACGGCAGGAAGTCGATCAGGCGCCGCATCTGGAGCAGCGTCTCGACGTCGTTCTCGAAAGCGCCGTCGGCGATCGAGGAGCGCGTGGCGTGCACCGAGGCGCCGCCGAGCTCTTCCGCCGTGACGACCTCGTTGGTCACGGTCTTCACCACGTCGGGGCCGGTGACGAACATGTAGCTGGTGTTCTTCACCATGAAGATGAAGTCGGTCATGGCAGGCGAATAGACATCGCCGCCGGCGCAAGGGCCCATGATGACGGAGATCTGCGGGATCACGCCCGAGGCCAGCACGTTGCGGCGGAACACGTAGGAATAGCCGGCGAGCGCGGCGACGCCCTCCTGGATGCGGGCGCCGCCCGCGTCATAGAGGCCGATGATGGGCGCCCGCGCCTTCATTGCCATGTCCTGGAGCTTTGTGATCTTCAGCGCGTGCGTTTCCGAGAGCGAACCGCCGAACACCGTAAAGTCCTTGGCGAACACAAAGGTCTTGCGGCCATTGACGGTGCCCCAGCCGGTGACGACGCCGTCGCCGGGCACCTTGGTCTTCTCCATGCCGAACTCGGTGGAGCGGTGCTCGACAAACATGTCGAATTCCTCGAACGATCCCTTGTCGAGCAAGAGCTCGATGCGCTCGCGGGCGGTCAGCTTGCCGCGAGCGTGCTGCGCGTCGATGCGCTTCTCCCCGCCGCCGAGCTTTGCGCCGGCACGACGATCTTCAAGGGCGTCCAGGATGTTCTTCATTTGCTCCCGCCAGTTCTTAGCCTAAATGCGATTGCCGGGGGTTCTAACACGGCATTTTGCGGGCCGGGAAGCGGCTTTCGGCGCCGCAGGGCTGCCTTGCCGCAGCGTGAAAGCGCAAGGAATTACAAAGCTTTGCTAGGAGGCGACGATGGACGAGAGAGCTACCGAGACGGGGGCCGCGACAGGCAGTGTCAACATCCTGCTCCGCCTGGAGGGCCTGACCCTGTTTGTGGGGATGGTGATGCTCTACGCGGCCTGGGACGGTTCGTGGCTGGTCTTTGCCCTGCTGTTCTTCGTCCCCGATCTGAGCTTCCTGGCCTATCTCGCCGACGCGCGCTTCGGCGCGATGGTCTACAATGCCGCCCACAGCTACATGGCGCCGGTGACGCTGCTGACGCTGGGTTTCGGCCTCGCCTCGCCCCTCACCCTGTCCATCGCCTTGATCTGGCTCGCCCATATCGGCATCGACCGGGCGCTCGGCTATGGTCTGAAATATTCGGCCGGGTTCGGCTTCACCCATCTCGGGCGGATCGGGCGGCAGAAGGACACCTGATCCCACGCGCCTACGGCTGCGCGCCGTCCGCAAATTTGGCTGATCGGCCCGGTTGACCCGGCTTGCCGATTCAGGCTTGCTTTGGGTCTACGATCAGGCGCCGAATGTTGCGTGAGCCCAGTCGGTACGGCGGCGGTCATCATGCCCTGGCTCAAGCATCACCATGTCCGCGACGGTCGTCCCCCTGCCGCCGAACTCATCGTCCGAAACCGTCGACTTCCTGCGGCGCATGGCCAGCATGGTGTCGGGCCGGAACGGGCAGATGCTGCTGCGCGCGGCCGCGCTGATCGAGTCGCTGGCGCAGCGGGCCATGACGGCCGAGCGGCTCTATCACCAGACGCAGGAAGAGAACACGCGCCATGTCGAGCTGCGCGAGGCCGCCGAACTCGCCTCCGACGCCATGGTCAGCCAGATCAAGGCCTTGCGGACGCAGCTCGCTGAAGTGACTACCGCAGCAGCAGCCGAGCGCGCGGCGTTCGATGCCGAGCGGGGCAAGCTGCTCGGCCTGAT is from Bradyrhizobium xenonodulans and encodes:
- a CDS encoding GCG_CRPN prefix-to-repeats domain-containing protein, with protein sequence MKYLFAAVVLATTVVGFGEMASAAEGCGPGFYRGRYGNCRPMRGAVVVRPAPVVVAPPVVVVPRARVCPYGFRWWGGRCRPI
- a CDS encoding twin-arginine translocation signal domain-containing protein, which encodes MERRNFLKLALGVTAGAAAFATTAAQAAPLSPQPAGGPARMPEGNLEARPAVTTSEETAQLKPEQVHWHGHRRHWGWRHRHWGWRRRRWHRRHHW
- a CDS encoding alpha/beta hydrolase domain-containing protein, translating into MRRIITGLIAITCLWPAASLAEIVRFDIVERVPAFAGRSFGAVGTYERITARATFALNPADDRNAVITDLALAPRKADGKIEAAADVVILRPSDPTHGNGTLLLEVPNRGRKLAPQLFDDSAPPGANNAEKAEDAGIGFLHRQGFTMVWVGWQGDIPSRPGQLALAAPAIKDVTGPAREEIIFDSTTNPGRATLTWPATDPADLKVSVRAAWSDVRQMPPGLSAKLVDPNTVEITRPDGFDAGALYEISYTARDPVPLGVGYAAVRDVVSFLRHDETPANPLLNGLHPSVSRAIGFGVSQSGRFLGDFLYLGFNEDLQGRMVFDGLMPHVAGTRRMATNVRFGQPGRNPRHPQDPAWQADLFPFTYASLSDPYSGKTDGLLRRCALSATCPKVMQTDSEHEWWASHASLLVTDLSGNHLDLPDNVRAYMIAGTPHFASPTDVTQKGVPAMALPQNPMHAGMPMRALLTDLNAWISDGIKPPASRVPMRAHGTLVPAQGAVPADIPGLPYAGIYTLAAFSDQSVLPPKEIGRYPVFVPKADNDGMAIAGIRQLALAVPRATYTAWNPRAQGFGPTALYPLQGAVVPFAPTEAARKEVHDPRPSIAERYADDGAYIAAVKREAARQVAERLLVPEDAERAVDAAKQGKLAKLGQ
- a CDS encoding glutathione S-transferase family protein encodes the protein MADLTLTTFDWVPPPPRGFVRDLRVRWALEEAALPYRVASAPFSDRGPAHLAHQPFGQVPWLTDGDLSIFESGAILLHLGGLSAKLMPPDPRGRNEATEWLFAALNSVEMASLPWTMSKFMGHPTDTAAWKFVDDFLKLRLKHMEPVLAGREWLAGSFSVADILMSDVLRIVDQFDGLGDSPACRAYVARATGRPAFAKAHADQMAHFAAADAAR
- a CDS encoding acyl-CoA carboxylase subunit beta, which produces MKNILDALEDRRAGAKLGGGEKRIDAQHARGKLTARERIELLLDKGSFEEFDMFVEHRSTEFGMEKTKVPGDGVVTGWGTVNGRKTFVFAKDFTVFGGSLSETHALKITKLQDMAMKARAPIIGLYDAGGARIQEGVAALAGYSYVFRRNVLASGVIPQISVIMGPCAGGDVYSPAMTDFIFMVKNTSYMFVTGPDVVKTVTNEVVTAEELGGASVHATRSSIADGAFENDVETLLQMRRLIDFLPSNNSDGVPEWPSFDSIERIDMSLDTLVPDNPNKPYDMKELILKVVDEGDFFEIADLFAKNIVTGFGRIAGRTVGFVANQPMVLAGVLDSDASRKAARFVRFCDAFNIPIVTFVDVPGFLPGTAQEYGGLIKHGAKLLFAYSQCTVPLVTIITRKAYGGAFDVMASKEIGADMNYAWPTAQIAVMGAKGAVEIIFRSDIGDPDKIAARTKEYEDRFLSPFIAAERGYIDDVIMPHSTRKRIARALAMLKDKKVEMPAKKHDNLPL
- a CDS encoding DUF4260 domain-containing protein gives rise to the protein MDERATETGAATGSVNILLRLEGLTLFVGMVMLYAAWDGSWLVFALLFFVPDLSFLAYLADARFGAMVYNAAHSYMAPVTLLTLGFGLASPLTLSIALIWLAHIGIDRALGYGLKYSAGFGFTHLGRIGRQKDT